Proteins encoded together in one Quercus lobata isolate SW786 chromosome 3, ValleyOak3.0 Primary Assembly, whole genome shotgun sequence window:
- the LOC115978986 gene encoding putative pentatricopeptide repeat-containing protein At1g68930, with amino-acid sequence MSSNYYCALLKLCSKARDQTQAKKLHCHIIKALVNPETFLLNNLIITYGKLGNIEYARHVFDEIPHPNLFSWNTILSAYSKLGHLLEMQEMFERMPNQDGVSWNSLISGYACYGSLVEAVKVYRRMLKEGLVNLNRITFSTMLILCSNQGCVDLGRQIHGNIMKFGFLSYVFVGSPLVDMYSKMGLVYDAKRVFDEMTERNVVMYNTMITGLLRCGMVEDSRQLFQGMQERDSVSWTTMITGLAQNGLVREAIEMFRDMRLQGLDMDQFTFGSVLTACGGLLALEGGKQIHAYIIRTDYKDNIFVSSALVDMYCKCRSIKSAETVFTRMTSKNVVSWTAMLVGYGQNGYSEEAVRIFRDMQRKGIEPDDFSLGSVVSSCANLASLEEGAQFHAHALVSGLISFITVSNALVTLYGKCGSIEDSHRMFNDMKNRDEVSWTALVSAYSQFGDANETIDLFEMMLAQGLKPDGVTFIGVLSACSRAGLVEKGHQYFESMIKEHGITPLPDHYTCMIDLLSRSGRLEEAKTFINKMPFHPDAIGWATLLSSCRFYGNMEIGKWAAESLLELEPQNPASYILLSSIYAAKREWDNVAQLRRGMRDKGVRKEPGCSWIKYKNKVYIFSADDQSSPFSDQIYSELEKLNCKMRAEGYVPDMSYVLHDVDRSDKIKMLNHHSEKLAIAFGLIFVPTDLPIRVFKNLRVCGDCHNATKYISKVTKREILVRDAVRFHLFKDGSCSCGDFW; translated from the coding sequence ATCATAACCTACGGTAAACTAGGCAACATAGAATATGCACGCCACGTGTTTGATGAAATTCCCCACCCAAACCTCTTCTCATGGAACACCATCCTCTCAGCTTATTCAAAACTGGGTCATCTCTTGGAAATGCAAGAGATGTTTGAACGGATGCCAAATCAAGATGGGGTTTCGTGGAATTCGCTTATTTCTGGATACGCGTGCTATGGTTCACTCGTGGAGGCTGTGAAGGTTTATAGGCGGATGTTGAAGGAAGGACTTGTTAATTTGAATCGGATTACATTTTCTACAATGCTTATACTGTGTTCAAATCAGGGGTGTGTTGATTTAGGCAGGCAAATTCATGGGAACATAATGAAATTTGGGTTCCTCTCGTATGTTTTTGTGGGTAGTCCTTTGGTTGACATGTATTCAAAAATGGGGTTGGTTTATGATGCCAAGCGGGTTTTTGATGAGATGACGGAGAGGAATGTGGTTATGTATAATACTATGATCACAGGGCTTTTACGATGTGGGATGGTTGAGGATTCAAGGCAGTTATTTCAAGGTATGCAGGAAAGAGATTCAGTTTCATGGACAACAATGATAACAGGACTTGCACAGAATGGGTTGGTTAGAGAGGCGATAGAGATGTTTAGAGATATGAGGTTGCAAGGTTTAGATATGGATCAATTTACTTTTGGCAGTGTGTTGACTGCTTGTGGGGGTCTCCTGGCACTGGAAGGAGGCAAGCAAATCCATGCTTATATCATTAGGACTGATTATAAGGATAATATCTTTGTGTCTAGTGCTCTTGTTGACATGTATTGCAAGTGTAGAAGCATCAAATCAGCAGAAACAGTTTTCACGAGAATGACCAGTAAAAATGTTGTCTCATGGACTGCAATGCTAGTGGGTTATGGTCAAAATGGGTACAGTGAAGAAGCTGTTAGGATTTTTCGTGATATGCAGAGAAAAGGGATTGAGCCAGATGATTTTAGTCTGGGGAGTGTCGTTAGCTCATGTGCAAACTTAGCAAGCTTAGAAGAGGGTGCCCAATTTCATGCTCACGCTCTTGTTTCTGGTCTGATATCTTTTATTACAGTTTCCAATGCCCTTGTTACACTTTATGGTAAATGTGGAAGCATCGAAGATTCCCATCGAATGTTCAATGATATGAAAAATAGGGATGAGGTCTCTTGGACAGCGTTAGTTTCGGCATATTCACAATTTGGAGATGCAAATGAGACGATTGATCTCTTTGAAATGATGCTGGCCCAAGGTTTGAAACCTGATGGGGTTACTTTCATTGGTGTTCTGTCAGCTTGCAGTAGAGCAGGGTTAGTAGAAAAAGGGCATCAGTACTTTGAATCAATGATAAAAGAACATGGAATCACACCACTTCCAGATCACTACACTTGCATGATTGATCTTCTCAGCCGATCCGGGAGGTTAGAAGAAGCAAAAACTTTTATAAATAAGATGCCTTTCCATCCTGATGCAATTGGTTGGGCTACCTTGTTGAGCTCATGTAGATTTTATGGTAACATGGAAATTGGGAAATGGGCAGCTGAGTCACTTCTAGAATTAGAGCCCCAAAACCCAGCGAGCTATATCTTGCTCTCAAGCATTTATGCTGCAAAAAGGGAATGGGACAATGTGGCCCAATTAAGAAGAGGAATGAGAGATAAGGGAGTAAGGAAGGAACCGGGATGTAGTTGGATCAAATATAAGAACAAAGTGTACATTTTCTCAGCAGATGACCAGTCAAGTCCTTTTTCAGATCAGATATACTCTGAGCTAGAGAAACTAAATTGCAAAATGAGAGCAGAGGGGTATGTACCAGATATGAGTTATGTTCTTCATGATGTTGATAGGTCAGACAAGATAAAGATGCTTAACCACCACAGTGAGAAGCTTGCAATTGCGTTTGGGTTAATTTTTGTTCCTACTGACCTTCCCATACGAGTATTTAAAAACCTTAGAGTTTGTGGGGATTGCCACAATGCCACTAAATATATTTCTAAGGTAACCAAAAGAGAGATACTTGTAAGAGATGCCGTCCGattccatttatttaaagatGGATCATGTTCATGTGGAGATTTCTGGTGA